Proteins co-encoded in one Salvia splendens isolate huo1 chromosome 4, SspV2, whole genome shotgun sequence genomic window:
- the LOC121798666 gene encoding 26S proteasome regulatory subunit 4 homolog A-like yields the protein MGQGTPGGLNRQLPGDRKNDGDKKEKKFEPAAPPARVGRKQRKQKGPEAAARIPAVTPLTKCKLRLLKLDRIKDYLLMEEEFVANQERLKPQEEKTEEDRSKVDDLRGTPMSVGNLEELIDESHAIVSSSVGPEYYVSILSFVDKDQLEPGCAILMHNKVLSVVGLLQDDVDPMVSVMKVEKAPLESYADIGGLDAQIQEIKEAVELPLTHPELYEDIGIKPPKGVILYGEPGTGKTLLAKAVANSTSATFLRVVGSELIQKYLGDGPKLVRELFRVADDLSPSIVFIDEIDAVGTKRYDAHSGGEREIQRTMLELLNQLDGFDSRGDVKVILATNKIESLDPALLRPGRIDRKIEFPLPDIKTRRRIFQIHTSRMTLSDDVNLEEFVMTKDEFSGADIKAICTEAGLLALRERRMKVTHADFKKAKDKVMFKKKEGVPEGLYM from the exons ATGGGTCAGGGCACTCCCGGAGGCCTCAATCGACAGCTCCCAGGCGACCGCAAGAACGACGGCGACAAGAAGGAGAAGAAATTCGAGCCGGCTGCCCCGCCGGCTCGCGTCGGCCGCAAGCAGCGCAAGCAGAAGGGCCCAGAGGCGGCTGCACGGATTCCCGCGGTGACGCCTCTGACCAAGTGTAAGCTTCGGCTACTGAAGCTGGATAGAATCAAGGACTATCTGCTGATGGAGGAGGAGTTTGTCGCCAATCAGGAGCGGCTAAAGCCACAAGAGGAGAAGACGGAGGAGGATCGCTCCAAGGTCGACGACCTGCGGGGCACCCCAATGAGCGTTGGGAATTTGGAGGAGCTGATTGATGAGAGCCACGCCATCGTCTCGTCGTCGGTTGGACCGGAGTATTACGTCAGTATATTGTCGTTCGTCGATAAGGATCAGCTGGAGCCCGGATGCGCCATTCTGATGCACAATAAG GTTCTTTCTGTTGTTGGACTTCTTCAAGATGATGTGGACCCCATGGTATCTGTGATGAAGGTCGAGAAGGCCCCTTTGGAGTCGTATGCTGATATTGGTGGACTTGATGCCCAGATCCAGGAGATCAAAGAGGCAGTTGAGCTTCCATTAACACACCCTGAATTATATGAAGATATTGGTATTAAGCCTCCCAAGGGTGTTATACTCTACGGAGAGCCGGGTACTGGGAAAACATTACTTGCAAAG GCTGTCGCGAATTCTACTTCTGCAACTTTCTTGCGTGTTGTTGGgagtgaattaattcaaaagtACCTGGGAGATGGCCCTAAGTTGGTGAGAGAACTCTTTAGAGTCGCTGATGACCTCTCACCATCAATTGTATtcattgatgaaattgatgctGTTGGTACAAAAAG GTATGACGCCCACTCAGGTGGTGAACGTGAAATTCAGAGGACTATGTTGGAATTGCTGAATCAGTTAGATGGCTTTGATTCAAGAGGAGATGTGAAAGTGATTCTGGCGacaaataaaattgaaagtcTTGACCCTGCCTTACTTAGGCCAGGTAGAATAGATCGAAAGATTGAATTCCCTTTACCAGATATCAAGACAAGAAGGCGGATTTTCCAG ATTCACACATCAAGGATGACATTATCTGATGATGTGAACCTGGAAGAGTTTGTTATGACAAAAGATGAGTTTTCTGGAGCTGATATTAAGGCCATATGCACAGAAGCTGGTTTGCTTGCTTTGAGAGAACGTCGCATGAAG GTGACGCATGCAGACTTCAAGAAGGCAAAGGACAAGGTGATGTTTAAGAAGAAAGAGGGTGTTCCTGAGGGGCTGTATATGTGA
- the LOC121800433 gene encoding elastin-like → MAKSSWAVALMAAVALAIAAHEAAAARVMPAEGLADQKNYLSYGGVGSFSGVGDNGMPFGGVGGGVGANGIPGIPGGVGAGGIIGTTPNGGLAGVGGVIPGGVSSFGGNGAGFPGVGGGFPTVGGGGGLPGVGGAFPSP, encoded by the coding sequence ATGGCGAAATCATCATGGGCTGTTGCTTTGATGGCTGCGGTTGCTCTAGCTATAGCAGCTCACGAGGCTGCAGCTGCTAGGGTCATGCCCGCAGAAGGCCTCGCCGACCAGAAGAACTACCTGAGCTACGGCGGAGTGGGCAGCTTCAGCGGCGTCGGCGACAACGGCATGCCTTTTGGCGGAGTCGGGGGCGGGGTCGGCGCCAACGGCATACCGGGCATACCCGGTGGCGTTGGAGCGGGCGGCATTATCGGGACCACGCCTAACGGTGGCCTTGCTGGAGTCGGCGGTGTTATCCCTGGCGGCGTTTCCAGCTTTGGAGGCAACGGTGCTGGCTTCCCCGGCGTTGGAGGCGGCTTCCCCAccgttggtggtggtggtggactcCCTGGAGTTGGTGGCGCATTCCCTTCCCCTTga
- the LOC121798665 gene encoding transcription factor PIF1-like: protein MNHCVPDFHEMEEADLIPTPSSFSTLKKTTTGEEDIMELLWQNGQVVVQSQNQRPPNRSGSRSGSGEVVIPLEREIRSSAEEQQHLFIQEDEMASWLLDDSSFDRDFYADLLYSAPPPLPEIRPPPIPPPVARPDNPPRVQNFVHFSRLPIRPRPPARESSTVVESNETPAPAPESRVSHSGPPDSATVRTGGTSAAAGTCDLTAASSPGSSPTSFSGDTHQPQHKLAAAPEDRKRKVREADDNECQSEDIEFEAAEGKKQGCGSASTKRSRAAEVHNLSERRRRDRINEKMRALQELIPRCNKSDKASMLDEAIEYLKSLQLQVQMMSMSCGMVPMMYPVGVQQYMPAAMGLGMGMDMGMSRPMVPYPPMMAGSAMPNPAAAAAHMGPRFPLPPFHMQPVPVPDPSALQPTNRADHVSNSTAIPQNQNQNQNQPRFQNFPDPYQQYLGFHPTQLPIPQNQGVVQHDANKPSTSKDIGNPHNQQTG, encoded by the exons ATGAATCACTGCGTTCCGGATTTTCATGAAATGGAGGAGGCCGATTTGATTCCCACGCCTTCCAGTTTTTCTACACTCAAAAAGACTACGAC AGGCGAAGAGGATATCATGGAGCTGCTATGGCAGAATGGTCAAGTAGTGGTGCAGAGCCAGAATCAGAGACCGCCGAATAGGAGCGGCTCCCGCAGCGGCAGCGGAGAGGTGGTGATTCCGTTGGAGAGGGAGATCAGATCGAGCGCGGAGGAGCAGCAGCATTTGTTCATCCAGGAGGATGAGATGGCGTCTTGGCTTCTCGATGATTCCTCCTTCGATCGCGATTTTTACGCCGATCTCCTCTATtccgctcctcctcctctcccggAGATCCGCCCCCCGCCGATCCCGCCGCCGGTCGCCAGACCTGACAATCCGCCGCGGGTGCAGAATTTCGTGCATTTCTCGAGGCTCCCGATCAGGCCGAGGCCGCCGGCGCGAGAATCGTCCACGGTGGTGGAGTCAAATGAGACGCCGGCGCCGGCACCGGAATCTAGGGTTTCTCACAGCGGGCCGCCGGATAGCgccaccgtgagaactggaggcactTCGGCTGCGGCGGGTACATGTGACCTCACCGCCGCCTCGTCGCCCGGTAGCTCCCCGACCAGCTTCAGCGGAGATACGCATCAACCGCAGCACAAGCTCGCAGCAGCGCCGGAAGATCGGAAACGGAAAGTTAGAGAAGCCGACGATAATGAGTGTCAGAGTGAG GACATCGAGTTTGAAGCTGCTGAAGGTAAAAAACAAGGCTGTGGTTCAGCGTCGACAAAGAGATCACGTGCTGCAGAAGTTCACAACCTGTCAGAGAGG AGGCGGCGAGACCGGATAAATGAGAAAATGAGGGCACTGCAAGAACTCATCCCACGTTGCAATAAG TCAGACAAAGCTTCAATGCTGGATGAGGCTATTGAATACTTGAAATCACTTCAATTACAAGTACAG ATGATGTCGATGAGTTGTGGGATGGTTCCCATGATGTACCCGGTGGGTGTGCAGCAGTACATGCCTGCTGCTATGGGGTTAGGAATGGGGATGGACATGGGAATGAGCCGTCCGATGGTCCCTTATCCACCAATGATGGCCGGCTCAGCCATGCCAAATCCTGCAGCCGCGGCAGCTCATATGGGTCCTAGATTTCCCCTCCCACCATTTCATATGCAACCAGTTCCTGTACCGGATCCTTCAGCGTTACAGCCTACTAACCGCGCAGATCATGTCTCAAACTCGACTGCTATTCCacagaaccagaaccagaaccagaaccagcCAAGGTTTCAAAACTTTCCCGATCCGTATCAACAGTATCTTGGTTTCCACCCCACACAACTACCAATACCGCAG AATCAGGGTGTGGTGCAGCATGACGCCAACAAACCAAGCACCAGCAAAGATATCGGCAACCCTCACAACCAGCAAACTG GATAA